Proteins from a single region of Chromobacterium sp. ATCC 53434:
- a CDS encoding RNA methyltransferase — MNKPQVPDFLQNIRVVLARPNHPGNIGSAARAMKTMGLSRLYLVEPKAFPSDEATTLASGAADLLERAVVVGTLSEALADVTVACALTSRRRELTTPLATPRQTAPELIARARDGEQVALVFGNETFGLSIEEVEQCNRLLTIPGNPDYFSLNLAMAVQVMTYELFSHTGVDVEYLRPDGEAATQGEVEGMCGHLGQAMDDIGYLQRRNGERLMRRMRTLFNRAGLLREEIDILRGFFKQVQRAADGSLKRDGD; from the coding sequence ATGAATAAACCCCAAGTACCTGATTTTCTGCAAAACATCCGCGTAGTGCTGGCCCGCCCCAACCATCCGGGCAACATCGGCTCGGCCGCGCGCGCGATGAAAACCATGGGATTGAGCCGGCTGTACCTGGTTGAACCGAAAGCGTTTCCCAGCGACGAAGCGACCACGCTGGCCTCCGGCGCAGCCGATCTGCTGGAACGCGCCGTCGTGGTCGGCACGCTGTCGGAAGCGCTGGCCGACGTCACCGTCGCCTGCGCGCTGACCAGCCGCCGCCGCGAACTGACCACGCCGCTGGCGACGCCGCGCCAGACCGCGCCGGAACTGATCGCCCGCGCCCGCGACGGCGAACAGGTGGCCCTGGTGTTCGGCAATGAGACCTTCGGCCTGTCGATAGAGGAAGTGGAGCAGTGCAACCGGCTGCTGACGATACCCGGCAATCCGGACTACTTCTCGCTGAACCTGGCGATGGCGGTGCAGGTGATGACCTACGAGTTGTTCAGCCATACCGGCGTCGACGTCGAATACCTGCGCCCCGACGGCGAGGCCGCCACCCAGGGCGAGGTCGAGGGCATGTGCGGCCACCTGGGACAGGCGATGGACGACATCGGCTACCTCCAGCGCCGCAACGGCGAGCGGCTGATGCGGCGGATGCGCACCTTGTTCAACCGCGCCGGACTGTTGCGCGAGGAGATCGACATCTTGCGCGGCTTCTTCAAGCAGGTTCAGCGCGCCGCCGACGGCAGCCTGAAACGGGATGGCGACTGA
- a CDS encoding inositol monophosphatase family protein has translation MHPMLNVAVKAARRAGSVIQRASLNLDAIRVEKKKHNDFVTEVDRAAEDAIINVILEAYPKHAILAEESGAKGVGSSEYEWIIDPIDGTTNFLHGHPQYAISIAMAHKGQIQQAVVYDPNRNDLFTASRGVGSFLNDRRIRVSKRFMMNECVIGTGFPVSDQSYIDQYLGMLKDVIGKTAGVRREGAASLDLCNVACGRTEGFFELNLKPWDIAAGSLIVQEAGGIVTDPTGEQGWFESGDIVAGSPKVLAQLLQLLAPHVNK, from the coding sequence ATGCATCCGATGCTCAATGTCGCGGTTAAAGCCGCTCGCCGCGCAGGCAGTGTTATCCAGCGCGCGTCGCTCAACCTCGACGCCATCCGCGTAGAGAAGAAAAAGCACAATGACTTTGTGACCGAGGTGGATCGCGCCGCCGAGGACGCGATCATCAACGTCATTCTCGAAGCCTATCCGAAGCACGCGATTCTAGCAGAAGAGTCCGGCGCCAAAGGCGTGGGTTCTTCCGAATACGAATGGATCATCGACCCGATCGACGGCACCACCAACTTCCTGCACGGCCACCCGCAATACGCGATCTCGATCGCGATGGCGCACAAGGGCCAGATCCAGCAGGCGGTGGTCTACGACCCGAACCGCAACGATCTGTTCACCGCCTCGCGCGGCGTCGGCTCCTTCCTCAACGACCGCCGCATCCGCGTCTCCAAGCGCTTCATGATGAACGAGTGCGTGATCGGCACCGGCTTCCCGGTTTCCGATCAGAGCTATATCGATCAGTACCTCGGCATGCTGAAGGACGTGATAGGCAAGACCGCCGGCGTGCGCCGCGAAGGCGCCGCGTCGCTGGATCTGTGCAATGTCGCCTGCGGCCGCACCGAAGGCTTCTTCGAGCTGAACCTGAAGCCGTGGGACATCGCAGCCGGCAGCCTGATCGTGCAGGAGGCGGGCGGCATCGTCACCGACCCGACCGGCGAGCAGGGCTGGTTCGAGTCCGGCGACATCGTCGCCGGCAGCCCGAAGGTGCTGGCCCAGCTGCTGCAACTGCTGGCGCCGCACGTCAACAAGTAA
- a CDS encoding multicopper oxidase family protein codes for MQRRQLMQWGGALALSPWFFRPASAESAHAGHGATGEAAPMPDAAALGLASGLPLPDLKRLPLERKDGALQGCLTAASLNLPLLPGKPATEFWAYNDSVPGPAIELIEGETLSLRFDNRLPQLTTVHWHGLPIPADQDGNPHDPVLSGQGRDYRFSLPPGSAGTYWYHPHPHGHTAEQVYRGLAGVFVVRSRNDPLAHLPERWLVLSDLKLDDGGAIAANSEADKMDGREGQFVLVNGAWRPKLALGRGERQRWRVWNATSARVLKLALPAHEVWLVGTDGGLIEKPRRVEYLLLPPGARVELAVTGRFDAGKPAGLIALPYARGKMMGPEQGKALPLLDVEAGPTETTAALPSRLRTIAPLPKPTVRRLVAFSEDMSNPAAMFLINGKAFDMDRMDFSGKVGEVEEWEIDNRADMDHPFHLHGTQFQVTERHDGKGWRRESYLAWRDVVNVPPGQKVRLRFRQDMPGPRMFHCHILEHEDAGMMGTLDVRA; via the coding sequence ATGCAACGTCGTCAATTGATGCAATGGGGGGGCGCGCTGGCCCTGTCGCCGTGGTTCTTCAGGCCGGCATCGGCCGAGTCGGCCCATGCCGGCCATGGGGCGACGGGGGAGGCGGCGCCGATGCCGGACGCCGCCGCGCTGGGTTTGGCCAGCGGCTTGCCGCTGCCGGATCTGAAGCGCTTGCCGCTGGAGCGCAAGGACGGCGCGCTGCAAGGCTGCCTGACCGCGGCGTCGCTGAATCTGCCCTTGTTGCCCGGCAAGCCGGCGACGGAATTCTGGGCGTACAACGACAGCGTGCCCGGCCCGGCCATCGAGCTGATCGAGGGCGAAACGCTCAGCCTGCGCTTCGACAACCGCCTGCCGCAGCTGACCACCGTGCACTGGCACGGTCTGCCGATTCCGGCCGATCAGGACGGCAATCCGCACGATCCGGTCCTGTCCGGCCAGGGCCGCGACTACCGTTTCTCCCTGCCGCCCGGCAGCGCCGGCACCTATTGGTACCACCCGCATCCGCACGGCCATACCGCCGAGCAGGTGTACCGCGGACTCGCCGGCGTGTTCGTCGTCAGGAGCCGCAACGATCCGCTGGCCCATCTGCCGGAGCGCTGGCTGGTGCTGTCCGATCTGAAGCTGGACGACGGCGGCGCGATCGCCGCCAACAGCGAGGCCGACAAGATGGATGGCCGCGAGGGCCAGTTCGTGCTGGTCAACGGCGCGTGGCGGCCGAAGCTGGCGCTGGGGCGTGGCGAGCGCCAGCGCTGGAGGGTCTGGAACGCCACCAGCGCCCGGGTGCTGAAGCTGGCCTTGCCGGCGCATGAGGTCTGGCTGGTCGGCACCGACGGCGGCCTGATCGAAAAGCCGCGCCGCGTCGAATATCTGTTGTTGCCGCCGGGCGCGCGCGTCGAACTGGCCGTCACCGGCCGTTTCGACGCCGGCAAGCCGGCCGGCCTGATCGCGCTGCCGTACGCGCGCGGCAAGATGATGGGGCCGGAGCAGGGCAAGGCCTTGCCGCTGCTTGATGTCGAGGCCGGGCCGACGGAGACGACGGCGGCGCTGCCGTCCAGGCTGCGGACGATCGCGCCGTTGCCGAAGCCGACGGTCAGGCGCTTGGTGGCGTTCAGCGAGGACATGAGCAATCCGGCGGCGATGTTTCTGATCAACGGCAAGGCCTTCGACATGGACCGGATGGACTTCAGCGGCAAGGTCGGCGAGGTGGAGGAGTGGGAAATCGACAATCGGGCCGACATGGACCATCCCTTCCATTTGCACGGCACCCAGTTCCAGGTGACGGAGCGGCACGACGGCAAAGGCTGGCGGCGCGAGTCCTACCTGGCTTGGCGCGACGTGGTCAATGTGCCGCCGGGGCAGAAGGTCAGGCTGCGTTTCCGCCAGGATATGCCCGGTCCGCGGATGTTTCACTGCCATATCCTGGAGCACGAGGACGCCGGGATGATGGGCACGCTGGATGTTCGTGCCTAG
- a CDS encoding metal-sensitive transcriptional regulator gives MNDTRPPHEECCHEPPAAERSVVQPGKAALLKRLARIEGQVRGIGGMIESDRYCVDVLTQVAAVKSALDAVALQLLENHMKGCVARALQQGDATGMVTELIDVVKKVR, from the coding sequence ATGAACGATACCCGCCCCCCGCATGAGGAATGCTGTCACGAACCCCCGGCCGCCGAGCGCAGCGTGGTGCAGCCGGGCAAGGCGGCGCTGCTGAAGCGGCTGGCGCGGATAGAGGGGCAGGTGCGCGGCATCGGCGGCATGATAGAGTCCGACCGCTACTGCGTGGACGTGCTGACCCAGGTGGCGGCGGTGAAGTCGGCGCTGGACGCGGTGGCGCTGCAGTTGCTGGAAAACCACATGAAGGGCTGCGTCGCGCGCGCGCTGCAGCAGGGCGACGCCACCGGCATGGTGACCGAGCTGATCGATGTGGTGAAGAAAGTCCGCTGA
- the rpsF gene encoding 30S ribosomal protein S6 gives MRHYEIVFIVHPDQSEQVPAMIERYKGMVLAAEGKIHRLEDWGRRQLAYPIQKLHKAHYVLMNVECQSETLAEIEHAFKFNDAVLRHLTVKMDRAISDASPMMKDEKAKNLLDAQPAAEAEVSA, from the coding sequence ATGCGCCATTACGAAATCGTGTTCATCGTGCACCCGGACCAGTCCGAACAGGTCCCGGCCATGATCGAACGCTACAAGGGTATGGTTCTGGCCGCCGAAGGCAAGATCCATCGTCTGGAAGACTGGGGCCGCCGCCAACTGGCTTACCCGATCCAGAAGCTGCACAAAGCTCACTACGTTCTGATGAACGTTGAGTGCCAGTCGGAAACCCTGGCCGAGATCGAGCACGCCTTCAAGTTCAACGACGCCGTTCTGCGCCACCTGACCGTCAAGATGGACCGCGCTATCAGCGACGCGTCCCCGATGATGAAGGACGAAAAGGCGAAGAACCTGCTGGACGCCCAGCCGGCCGCCGAGGCTGAAGTTTCCGCCTAA
- the priB gene encoding primosomal replication protein N: MQNRLLLTVTVEREDALRYTPAGLPVVEVWLKHQSRQSAGGFERDVACDIQAVWVGEEARKHSGKLAGQVMNVTGFLSQRSLRNPRLVLNIEYVEFVKG, encoded by the coding sequence TTGCAGAACCGTCTGCTGCTGACCGTCACGGTCGAACGCGAGGATGCGCTGAGATACACGCCCGCCGGCTTGCCGGTAGTGGAGGTGTGGCTCAAGCACCAGTCCCGGCAAAGCGCCGGGGGCTTCGAACGCGATGTGGCCTGCGATATACAGGCCGTATGGGTAGGCGAGGAGGCCCGGAAACATTCCGGGAAGCTGGCGGGACAGGTGATGAACGTCACCGGTTTTCTCAGTCAGCGCAGCCTGCGCAACCCGCGGTTGGTGCTCAATATCGAATATGTTGAATTTGTAAAAGGTTAG
- the rpsR gene encoding 30S ribosomal protein S18, with product MARQLFKRKKFCRFTAEGIKEIDYKSVDLLKDFIAENGKIIPARITGTKARYQRQLTTAIKRARFLAFLPYTDQH from the coding sequence ATGGCTCGTCAACTCTTCAAGCGCAAGAAGTTCTGCCGCTTCACGGCAGAAGGCATCAAGGAAATCGACTACAAATCCGTTGATCTCCTGAAAGATTTCATCGCCGAAAACGGCAAAATCATCCCGGCTCGCATCACCGGCACCAAGGCCCGCTACCAGCGTCAGCTGACCACTGCTATCAAGCGTGCTCGCTTCCTGGCCTTCCTGCCGTACACCGACCAGCACTAA
- the rplI gene encoding 50S ribosomal protein L9, producing the protein MQIILLEKVANLGQLGDVVNVKNGFARNFLIPQGKAKRATDANLKEFEVRRAELEAKQAEILADAKVRAEKLNEAVITIAQKAGVDGRLFGSVTNVDVAAAVTAFGVEVKRHEVRLPNGPFKAIGEYDIEIALHHDVVTPIKIVVVGEA; encoded by the coding sequence ATGCAAATCATCCTGCTCGAAAAAGTGGCCAATCTGGGTCAACTGGGCGACGTGGTCAACGTGAAGAACGGCTTCGCCCGTAACTTCCTGATCCCGCAAGGCAAAGCCAAGCGCGCTACCGACGCGAACCTGAAAGAGTTCGAAGTTCGTCGCGCCGAACTGGAAGCCAAGCAAGCCGAAATCCTGGCCGACGCCAAGGTTCGCGCCGAGAAGCTGAACGAAGCCGTGATCACCATCGCCCAGAAGGCTGGTGTGGACGGTCGTCTGTTCGGCTCCGTGACCAACGTCGACGTAGCCGCAGCCGTTACCGCTTTCGGCGTCGAAGTGAAGCGTCACGAAGTTCGCCTGCCGAACGGCCCGTTCAAGGCCATCGGCGAATACGACATCGAGATCGCCCTGCACCACGACGTGGTCACCCCGATCAAGATCGTTGTGGTCGGCGAAGCCTGA